In Vitis vinifera cultivar Pinot Noir 40024 chromosome 11, ASM3070453v1, a genomic segment contains:
- the LOC100261032 gene encoding uncharacterized protein LOC100261032 isoform X1 has product MIKRQSVRFLFLARIFGKHPHHHHRHRLVVMASLLQHHGLLHTATFNDRLPFMGKISLDYNNHNNNKNLAASTSNGFRIGLSMRGCSDSNKRRVDRNGHGAFAHSYQQQVLRDFEIGLPDAGIPTGHGASHHGKLLGFPLRPLPEKIVVAVDVDEVLGNFVSALNRFIADRYSLKHSVSEYHVYEFFKIWNCSRDEVVSLLPLRKYTSFIIQADTADIRVHEFFKTSYFKTGIHPIPGAQQALHKLSRFCNLSIVTSRQNAIKDHTIEWIEKHYPGLFQEIHFGNHFALDGESRPKSEICRSLGAKVLIDDNPRYAIECAEIGIRVLLFDYENSYPWCKTESVSQHPLVTKVHDWEEVEQQLVSWIVS; this is encoded by the exons ATGATAAAAAGGCAAAGCGTGcgctttttgtttcttgctcGAATATTTGGTAAACACCCCCACCACCATCACCGTCACCGCCTGGTTGTCATGGCTTCTTTGCTGCAGCATCATGGTTTACTTCACACTGCTACCTTCAATGACCGCTTGCCGTTCATGGGGAAGATCTCCCTTGattataataatcataataataacaagaatCTCGCTGCTAGTACCAGTAATGGTTTCCGGATTGGATTGAGTATGAGAGGTTGCTCTGATTCTAATAAAAGGAGAGTGGATAGGAATGGGCATGGGGCATTTGCCCATTCCTACCAGCAGCAGGTGCTCCGTGATTTTGAAATTGGGCTTCCAGATGCTGGAATTCCAACTGGGCATGGGGCCTCTCACCATGGAAAACTTCTTGGATTCCCACTCCGTCCTTTGCCGGAGAAGATTGTGGTTGCTGTTGACGTTGATGAAG TTCTTGGCAACTTTGTATCAGCTCTGAACAGATTTATTGCTGATCGTTACTCTTTGAAGCATTCAGTTTCGGAATACCATGTATACGAATTCTTCAAG ATATGGAACTGTTCAAGAGATGAAG TGGTGTCCTTGTTGCCCCTCAGGAAATATACCAGCTTCATAATTCAAGCGGATACTG CTGATATCCGTGTTCATGAGTTCTTTAAGACCTCATATTTCAAGACAGGGATCCATCCAATCCCAGGTGCTCAACAGGCTCTACATAAATTATCAAGATTTTGTAACCTATCAATTGTGAC GTCTCGACAAAATGCAATCAAAGACCACACAATTGAGTGGATTGAGAAACATTATCCTGGACTGTTCCAGGAAATTCACTTTGGCAACCATTTTGCTTTAGATGGAGAGTCTAGACCAAAGTCAGAAATTTGCAG GTCCTTGGGAGCAAAGGTTCTGATAGATGATAACCCAAGATATGCCATTGAGTGTGCTGAGATTGGAATTAGGGTTCTACTTTTTGATTATGAGAACTCATACCCTTGGTGCAAGACAGAGTCTGTTAGTCAACATCCCCTGGTGACTAAAGTTCATGACTGGGAAGAAGTGGAGCAACAGTTAGTTTCGTGGATTGTTTCTTAG
- the LOC100261032 gene encoding uncharacterized protein LOC100261032 isoform X2 has product MIKRQSVRFLFLARIFGKHPHHHHRHRLVVMASLLQHHGLLHTATFNDRLPFMGKISLDYNNHNNNKNLAASTSNGFRIGLSMRGCSDSNKRRVDRNGHGAFAHSYQQQVLRDFEIGLPDAGIPTGHGASHHGKLLGFPLRPLPEKIVVAVDVDEVLGNFVSALNRFIADRYSLKHSVSEYHVYEFFKIWNCSRDEADIRVHEFFKTSYFKTGIHPIPGAQQALHKLSRFCNLSIVTSRQNAIKDHTIEWIEKHYPGLFQEIHFGNHFALDGESRPKSEICRSLGAKVLIDDNPRYAIECAEIGIRVLLFDYENSYPWCKTESVSQHPLVTKVHDWEEVEQQLVSWIVS; this is encoded by the exons ATGATAAAAAGGCAAAGCGTGcgctttttgtttcttgctcGAATATTTGGTAAACACCCCCACCACCATCACCGTCACCGCCTGGTTGTCATGGCTTCTTTGCTGCAGCATCATGGTTTACTTCACACTGCTACCTTCAATGACCGCTTGCCGTTCATGGGGAAGATCTCCCTTGattataataatcataataataacaagaatCTCGCTGCTAGTACCAGTAATGGTTTCCGGATTGGATTGAGTATGAGAGGTTGCTCTGATTCTAATAAAAGGAGAGTGGATAGGAATGGGCATGGGGCATTTGCCCATTCCTACCAGCAGCAGGTGCTCCGTGATTTTGAAATTGGGCTTCCAGATGCTGGAATTCCAACTGGGCATGGGGCCTCTCACCATGGAAAACTTCTTGGATTCCCACTCCGTCCTTTGCCGGAGAAGATTGTGGTTGCTGTTGACGTTGATGAAG TTCTTGGCAACTTTGTATCAGCTCTGAACAGATTTATTGCTGATCGTTACTCTTTGAAGCATTCAGTTTCGGAATACCATGTATACGAATTCTTCAAG ATATGGAACTGTTCAAGAGATGAAG CTGATATCCGTGTTCATGAGTTCTTTAAGACCTCATATTTCAAGACAGGGATCCATCCAATCCCAGGTGCTCAACAGGCTCTACATAAATTATCAAGATTTTGTAACCTATCAATTGTGAC GTCTCGACAAAATGCAATCAAAGACCACACAATTGAGTGGATTGAGAAACATTATCCTGGACTGTTCCAGGAAATTCACTTTGGCAACCATTTTGCTTTAGATGGAGAGTCTAGACCAAAGTCAGAAATTTGCAG GTCCTTGGGAGCAAAGGTTCTGATAGATGATAACCCAAGATATGCCATTGAGTGTGCTGAGATTGGAATTAGGGTTCTACTTTTTGATTATGAGAACTCATACCCTTGGTGCAAGACAGAGTCTGTTAGTCAACATCCCCTGGTGACTAAAGTTCATGACTGGGAAGAAGTGGAGCAACAGTTAGTTTCGTGGATTGTTTCTTAG